In a genomic window of Flavobacterium crassostreae:
- a CDS encoding 1-acyl-sn-glycerol-3-phosphate acyltransferase, with translation MKRIIYKWIFCRIMGWKIKGHINPEIKKCVLMVMPHTSAHDFYLGIFTRGITGLEMNWVGKKELFRFPFGAYFRYMGGEPLDRSGNLNKVDAIAAIFEQKKIFRLAVAPEGTREKVTQIKTGFYYIALKANVPILPVAFDFGKKTVHLGKPMYPTGNLPTDCKELLNHYKGVLGKIPEKGYQVV, from the coding sequence ATGAAGCGGATAATTTACAAATGGATCTTTTGTAGGATCATGGGCTGGAAAATAAAAGGACATATTAATCCAGAAATTAAAAAATGCGTCCTGATGGTGATGCCACATACCAGTGCACATGATTTTTATTTAGGAATTTTTACCAGAGGCATAACGGGATTAGAGATGAATTGGGTCGGAAAAAAAGAATTATTTCGTTTTCCGTTTGGAGCCTATTTTAGATACATGGGAGGAGAGCCCTTGGACCGAAGTGGTAATTTGAATAAAGTAGATGCCATTGCGGCTATTTTTGAACAAAAAAAAATCTTTCGACTGGCAGTTGCTCCAGAGGGCACCCGCGAAAAAGTAACCCAAATTAAAACTGGCTTTTATTATATAGCCCTAAAGGCAAACGTACCGATACTACCAGTAGCTTTTGATTTTGGAAAAAAAACAGTGCATTTAGGAAAACCGATGTATCCAACCGGAAATTTACCAACTGATTGTAAAGAACTCCTAAACCACTATAAAGGAGTCTTAGGAAAAATTCCTGAAAAAGGCTATCAGGTTGTTTAA
- a CDS encoding helix-turn-helix domain-containing protein, with translation MLNTEDFIKRLEIILEYYGLNASTFADKIGVQRSSLSHLLSGRNKPSLDFVLKILDVYPEVDLYWILNGKGSFPESASTVSDQPALPQTENLVGPSLFDGIEPQTETPTDIPEKKPEAMLPKTYTQAGIDKIVVFYQDGTFMSYVPK, from the coding sequence ATGTTAAACACTGAAGATTTTATAAAACGATTGGAAATTATACTAGAGTATTACGGTCTGAACGCATCTACTTTTGCAGATAAAATTGGAGTGCAGCGTTCGAGTCTCTCCCACTTACTCTCGGGAAGAAACAAACCAAGTTTGGATTTTGTACTCAAGATTTTGGACGTGTATCCGGAGGTAGATTTGTATTGGATTTTAAATGGAAAGGGAAGTTTTCCGGAAAGTGCCTCTACCGTTTCAGACCAACCTGCTCTACCCCAAACAGAAAATTTGGTAGGTCCGAGTTTGTTTGATGGCATAGAGCCGCAGACAGAAACTCCTACCGATATTCCTGAAAAGAAACCAGAAGCAATGCTACCCAAAACCTACACCCAAGCAGGCATTGATAAAATTGTAGTTTTTTATCAAGATGGAACTTTTATGAGTTATGTTCCTAAATAA
- a CDS encoding M14 family metallopeptidase, whose translation MNLEHVHTQYKEQDLFGRYLTLETILPLLKKHSAPNHLSEIGKSVQDRVIYQYQIGHGKTKIFLWSQMHGNESTTTKALLDFINLLHSDHPMAKEFLDNFTFCAIPILNPDGAALYTRANANGVDLNRDSQDLSQPESKLLRAVFEAFQPDYCFNLHDQRTIFGVADSGKPATMSFLAPAFNAAREINASRLKATEVIVGIQDVLQHYLPNQIGRFDDAFNIQCIGDMFQSLGVPTVLFEAGHYAEDYSREKTRKFVFISLCAAFSSLSNNDIVSNIIDKYLNIPQNKVVFYDFIYKNVKIDYDGIEKITNFAAQYKEELVDGKLCFNAYIAKIEDLEGYFAHQQYDAQGAKYSDAWANFPELDQIATFSLGNSVHIVNGLIKK comes from the coding sequence ATGAATTTAGAACACGTCCATACGCAATACAAAGAGCAAGACCTCTTTGGAAGATACCTAACATTAGAAACCATACTGCCTTTATTAAAGAAACATTCTGCTCCTAACCATCTTTCGGAAATAGGAAAATCCGTCCAAGACAGAGTGATTTATCAGTACCAAATAGGCCACGGAAAAACCAAAATATTTCTTTGGTCTCAAATGCATGGTAACGAAAGTACCACCACCAAAGCCTTGTTGGACTTTATAAACCTATTGCATTCAGACCATCCTATGGCCAAAGAATTTTTAGACAACTTTACCTTTTGTGCCATTCCGATCCTTAATCCAGATGGTGCTGCCTTGTATACACGTGCTAATGCCAATGGGGTGGATCTAAATAGAGACTCACAAGATCTTAGCCAACCAGAGAGTAAGTTGCTTAGAGCGGTTTTTGAAGCATTCCAACCAGATTATTGCTTTAACCTACACGATCAACGCACTATTTTTGGGGTTGCAGACTCAGGTAAGCCAGCCACCATGTCTTTTTTGGCTCCAGCCTTTAATGCCGCCCGAGAGATAAACGCTTCTAGATTAAAGGCGACAGAGGTTATTGTAGGGATTCAAGATGTATTGCAGCACTACTTGCCGAATCAAATAGGGCGTTTTGATGACGCCTTTAATATCCAGTGTATAGGAGATATGTTTCAAAGTCTAGGAGTTCCTACGGTATTGTTTGAAGCAGGCCATTATGCCGAGGATTATAGCCGAGAAAAGACCAGGAAATTTGTGTTTATTTCTTTGTGCGCCGCTTTTAGCAGCCTTAGCAACAACGATATAGTTAGCAATATAATTGATAAATATTTAAATATTCCTCAGAATAAAGTTGTTTTTTATGATTTTATATACAAAAATGTCAAAATAGATTATGACGGTATAGAAAAAATAACGAATTTTGCGGCACAATACAAAGAAGAGCTAGTAGATGGCAAATTGTGTTTTAATGCCTACATTGCAAAAATAGAGGATCTAGAGGGGTATTTTGCCCACCAACAATACGATGCTCAAGGTGCTAAATACAGCGATGCATGGGCTAATTTTCCGGAATTAGACCAAATTGCTACTTTTTCTTTAGGTAATAGTGTACATATTGTTAACGGATTGATAAAAAAATAA
- a CDS encoding potassium channel family protein: MKKTIRKLLLGNVAAIDKQPLNPIEKRIQNIQAIWNNDHQDDNGIEKIVRLFLSSSQLFFPGIYIKYLASKKGPEYVDLTVDLYVLLKVMLPLLVLVNQWQSTIFILYFMVYVMLETVLYIPTLIFASDLFSRPRSYKRSMLLLFFNYLEMVLAFAVLYSCNNYLNKPFTHWFDPIYFSTVTASTIGFGEYYPVAFLGKFLVSMQALLVLMYVVLFLNFFSTKIKSKGYFGSEGTE; encoded by the coding sequence ATGAAAAAAACAATTCGAAAATTACTTTTAGGCAATGTTGCTGCAATTGACAAACAACCTCTTAATCCTATCGAAAAAAGAATACAAAACATCCAAGCCATCTGGAATAATGACCACCAAGATGATAACGGAATCGAAAAAATTGTGCGCTTGTTTTTGTCTTCTTCTCAGTTGTTTTTTCCGGGTATTTATATCAAATATTTGGCTTCCAAAAAAGGCCCAGAATACGTGGATCTTACGGTAGATCTTTATGTATTACTTAAGGTTATGCTTCCGTTATTAGTATTGGTAAACCAATGGCAGAGCACTATTTTTATTTTGTATTTTATGGTATATGTCATGTTAGAAACCGTTTTATACATCCCTACTTTGATCTTTGCTTCGGATTTATTTTCGAGGCCTCGATCGTACAAAAGATCCATGTTACTCTTGTTTTTTAATTATTTAGAAATGGTTTTGGCCTTTGCGGTACTGTATTCTTGTAATAATTATTTAAACAAACCATTTACGCATTGGTTTGATCCTATTTATTTTAGCACCGTTACGGCCTCCACTATTGGTTTTGGCGAGTATTATCCGGTGGCATTTTTGGGCAAGTTTTTAGTCAGTATGCAAGCATTATTAGTACTTATGTATGTGGTGTTATTTCTAAACTTTTTTTCTACAAAAATAAAATCTAAAGGTTATTTTGGCTCGGAAGGTACCGAATAA
- a CDS encoding Lrp/AsnC family transcriptional regulator, producing MSKFRLDEVDHQILDMLIDNTRVPFTDIAKKLLISAGTVHVRVKKMEDAGIIMGSSLALDYDKLGYSFIAYVGVFLNNTSQTKFVLERINEIPFVTVASVTTGKFNVFCKIRAKDTKHAKDVIFMIDDIEGVYRTETMISLEESINDKKRLMHTIFKNM from the coding sequence ATGAGTAAGTTCCGTTTAGATGAAGTGGATCATCAAATTTTAGATATGTTGATTGATAATACCCGAGTTCCTTTTACAGATATAGCAAAAAAACTGCTAATATCTGCAGGAACAGTGCATGTTAGGGTAAAAAAAATGGAAGATGCAGGCATTATCATGGGGTCCTCATTGGCGCTGGATTATGACAAATTAGGATATTCGTTTATAGCTTACGTAGGGGTTTTCCTTAATAATACGTCACAGACTAAATTTGTTTTAGAAAGAATAAACGAAATTCCGTTTGTAACCGTGGCCTCTGTAACCACAGGTAAGTTTAATGTGTTTTGCAAAATTAGAGCAAAAGACACCAAACATGCCAAAGACGTTATTTTTATGATTGATGATATTGAAGGTGTTTACAGAACCGAAACGATGATCTCCTTAGAAGAAAGTATCAATGATAAAAAGCGTTTAATGCATACTATTTTTAAAAACATGTAA
- a CDS encoding phosphoenolpyruvate carboxylase, whose amino-acid sequence MYTLPKMERFDQNVLSKYSIYNSIFITLPFDSIDNTGVLLPLFTEKCESGFKKQQTPTEIVTNFFEKQLQTTDEKDQINLLFRFIQYIERQIVLFDAVEDAAFPVVNNMEGRGSLRDIKEKAEAKDKKQELVAFLETFTVRTVLTAHPTQFYPGSILGIINDLTEAIRDNKLLKIKHLLAQLGKTPFVKTEKPNPFDEAVSIIWYLENVFYQTSGDMVQYLQKNIFKEQQIQNPLIQLVFWPGGDRDGNPFVTTDITLKVAERLRTAILKCYYVELRALKRKLTFSNVENTIAALEHKLYRSVFYSTGTIYITLDAFTSELNSIKTILIEQHQSLYLDDLEALLIKVNLFGFHFASLDIRQNSKIHTSVFKDIFDLDQKKQVPIFPSNYYDLTESEKLEQLATVEGSLNAADFDNPITRSTIESIEALKTIQQQNGEQGANRYIISNNESALNVMETFAMIRLTAWQNPTVDIVPLFESVNDLLHAHTIMEQLYCNPSYAKHIKQRHNKQTIMLGFSDGTKDGGYLMANWSIYKAKEALTEISRKYGVKVVFFDGRGGPPARGGGKTHKFYASLGSSIENHEIQITVQGQTISSNFGTLDSCRYNLENLLSAGVTNQVFGKEKNQLSLDEKVVMDQLADLGYQKYLSFKNHPKFIPYLEQMSTLKYYAKTNIGSRPSKRSKSAHLDFSDLRAIPFVGSWSQLKQNVPGFFGVGAALKHFETTNQWDKVQDLYGNSLFFRTLLENSMMSLTKSFFPLTAYMKNDPEFGAFWQIIYDEFLESKRLLLKIAGHQELMENYPDGKASIQIRERIVLPLLTIQQYALLRINQLNKATVPNEELIKVYEKMVMRSLFGNTNASRNSA is encoded by the coding sequence ATGTACACACTGCCTAAAATGGAACGCTTTGATCAAAATGTATTGTCTAAATACAGCATTTATAATAGCATATTTATTACACTTCCTTTTGATTCTATTGATAATACGGGGGTTTTACTGCCCTTGTTTACAGAAAAATGTGAATCGGGTTTCAAAAAACAGCAAACCCCCACCGAAATTGTTACTAATTTTTTTGAAAAACAGCTCCAAACCACCGACGAAAAAGACCAAATCAATTTGCTATTTCGTTTTATACAATACATAGAGCGCCAGATTGTACTGTTTGATGCCGTAGAAGATGCTGCATTTCCGGTGGTAAACAACATGGAGGGTAGAGGATCCTTGCGAGATATTAAAGAAAAAGCAGAAGCAAAAGATAAAAAACAAGAATTAGTTGCTTTTTTAGAAACCTTTACTGTACGTACGGTGTTAACGGCGCACCCGACACAATTTTATCCCGGATCTATATTGGGTATCATAAATGACTTAACAGAAGCGATACGAGATAATAAACTATTAAAAATAAAGCATTTATTAGCACAATTAGGCAAAACACCCTTTGTAAAAACCGAAAAACCCAATCCATTTGATGAGGCAGTAAGTATAATTTGGTATCTCGAAAATGTATTCTACCAAACCTCTGGAGATATGGTGCAGTACCTCCAAAAAAATATTTTTAAAGAGCAACAAATCCAAAATCCATTAATCCAATTGGTTTTTTGGCCTGGAGGAGACCGAGATGGCAATCCCTTTGTTACCACCGATATTACCCTAAAGGTAGCAGAGCGTTTGAGAACCGCTATTTTAAAATGCTATTATGTAGAGCTTAGAGCTTTAAAAAGAAAGCTTACTTTTTCTAATGTAGAGAACACAATAGCAGCATTGGAACACAAATTGTATCGCTCCGTTTTTTATTCTACAGGAACCATTTATATAACCCTGGATGCATTTACGTCAGAATTAAATAGCATTAAAACTATTTTAATAGAACAACACCAATCCTTGTATTTAGATGACTTAGAAGCGCTCCTGATCAAAGTCAACCTATTTGGATTTCATTTTGCAAGTTTAGATATACGTCAAAACAGTAAAATTCATACCAGCGTTTTTAAAGATATTTTTGATTTGGATCAAAAAAAGCAAGTACCTATTTTTCCGTCCAATTACTATGATCTGACCGAATCCGAAAAATTAGAACAACTCGCTACAGTAGAAGGAAGCTTAAATGCAGCAGATTTTGACAATCCAATTACCCGCTCCACAATAGAGTCTATAGAGGCATTAAAGACCATTCAGCAACAAAATGGAGAGCAAGGTGCCAATAGATACATCATTAGTAATAATGAAAGCGCCTTAAATGTAATGGAAACCTTTGCAATGATTCGTTTGACCGCGTGGCAAAACCCTACTGTAGATATTGTTCCGTTGTTTGAATCTGTAAACGATCTACTACATGCCCATACCATAATGGAGCAATTGTACTGCAATCCTAGCTATGCAAAACACATAAAACAAAGACACAATAAGCAAACCATTATGCTTGGCTTTTCGGATGGTACCAAAGATGGTGGATATTTAATGGCCAATTGGAGTATATATAAAGCCAAAGAAGCCTTAACGGAAATATCCCGAAAATATGGCGTCAAAGTAGTGTTTTTTGATGGTCGTGGCGGACCACCAGCTAGAGGTGGTGGCAAAACACATAAATTTTATGCCTCTTTAGGATCCAGTATTGAAAACCACGAAATCCAAATAACCGTTCAAGGACAAACAATAAGTTCTAATTTTGGAACCTTAGATTCTTGCAGGTACAATCTAGAAAACTTACTCAGCGCAGGAGTTACCAACCAAGTATTTGGTAAAGAAAAAAACCAATTATCTCTAGATGAAAAAGTAGTAATGGATCAATTGGCAGATTTAGGGTATCAAAAATATTTAAGTTTTAAAAACCACCCCAAATTTATACCCTATTTAGAGCAAATGAGTACCTTAAAGTACTATGCCAAAACAAATATAGGAAGCCGTCCTTCTAAGCGAAGTAAATCTGCACATTTGGATTTTTCGGATCTAAGAGCCATACCTTTTGTTGGTTCGTGGAGTCAATTAAAACAAAATGTACCTGGTTTTTTTGGAGTAGGTGCCGCCTTAAAACATTTTGAAACCACCAACCAGTGGGACAAAGTGCAAGATTTGTATGGCAACTCGTTGTTTTTTAGAACCCTTTTAGAAAACAGCATGATGTCGCTAACCAAATCTTTTTTTCCGCTAACGGCTTACATGAAAAACGATCCAGAGTTTGGTGCATTTTGGCAAATTATTTACGATGAATTTTTAGAATCTAAAAGGCTTCTCTTAAAAATAGCAGGACACCAAGAGCTTATGGAAAACTATCCAGATGGTAAAGCTTCTATTCAAATAAGAGAACGTATCGTGTTGCCATTGTTAACCATACAGCAATACGCCTTGTTACGAATAAACCAATTAAACAAAGCAACAGTACCCAACGAAGAGCTAATAAAAGTCTACGAAAAAATGGTTATGCGCTCCTTATTTGGAAACACAAATGCAAGTAGAAATTCTGCCTAA
- a CDS encoding M43 family zinc metalloprotease produces MKLKLLLFFITFSILKVSAQGLPCRTSEQNAIVYRNNPSALQEKKDFDVFSKKFALEQKTATSKTAAATYTIPVVFHVYGVTQSGSTVTYQKIVNHLEQLNNDFNGRSADYQTVEPFFQARRATLSIDFKLAKIDPNGGCTDGVVFHPAKNGYGNGGGYDAQIAADAWDNKKYMNIYIQNDLYNDGSLYNSGVAWYPNSAMTASNTARVVFNGAYLYDNSYSTEFAATLTHEFGHFLNLIHTFEGGCTGTDEVADTPAEDGNHTLGCTPGTNCSGAKVNFENYMGYNGAQGCYKMYTQGQVTRMLAALQHPARITLWQPQNLINTGVSTTGTGSSLVASTISFKESSVNDGSFDTSSIITLGGTKKFALTSGNMVAGTHYTHNFPAGITPIVTVNSNSQITLTLSGKATNHAATNNAAGGITFLSAAFVGGTTGLSCNSVFYDFKFASPYGIFYVNMADVVINATTSWEYFTIDKGDDPAFGGWRFAANALKIETYSKQLVCESGTRNISLIAPNVIVGATSNFTSPAAYPGQLDLRKSGYTVWDGKTGYVGFNYLLDGETCYGWFKVSVDANGDGYKILEYAYNTKPNAPVKTGSLDVVLATTEYELEPKSFTMYPNPASDVVEFSFNKLNLDKITLTIYTINGVVVDVVKKPTSYSVAHLAKGMYIVVATDGNFTETKKLVVK; encoded by the coding sequence ATGAAATTAAAATTACTATTATTTTTTATAACTTTTAGCATTTTAAAAGTTAGTGCTCAGGGATTGCCATGTAGGACATCGGAGCAGAATGCCATTGTGTATCGCAACAATCCGAGTGCGCTACAAGAAAAGAAAGATTTTGATGTTTTTAGCAAAAAATTTGCTCTAGAACAAAAAACAGCAACTTCTAAAACAGCAGCGGCAACGTATACTATCCCGGTTGTTTTTCATGTTTATGGAGTAACACAAAGTGGTTCGACGGTAACGTACCAAAAAATTGTGAATCACTTAGAGCAGCTAAACAATGATTTTAATGGTCGAAGTGCAGATTACCAAACTGTAGAACCTTTTTTTCAGGCTCGTAGAGCTACATTAAGTATTGATTTTAAATTAGCTAAAATTGATCCAAATGGTGGTTGTACTGATGGTGTGGTTTTTCATCCAGCCAAAAACGGATATGGTAACGGAGGCGGATACGATGCACAGATTGCTGCAGATGCTTGGGATAACAAAAAATACATGAACATTTACATTCAAAATGACTTGTATAATGATGGGTCTTTATATAACTCAGGAGTTGCTTGGTACCCAAACTCAGCAATGACAGCTAGTAATACAGCTCGTGTAGTTTTTAATGGAGCTTATTTGTATGATAACTCATATAGTACTGAATTTGCTGCAACCTTAACGCATGAGTTTGGTCATTTTTTAAATCTGATCCATACCTTTGAAGGTGGTTGTACTGGTACCGATGAAGTTGCAGATACACCAGCAGAAGATGGAAACCATACTCTTGGTTGTACTCCAGGTACTAACTGTAGTGGTGCAAAAGTTAATTTTGAAAACTACATGGGATACAATGGAGCACAAGGATGTTACAAAATGTATACACAAGGACAAGTTACACGTATGCTTGCAGCCTTACAGCATCCAGCACGTATTACATTATGGCAACCTCAAAATTTAATTAATACAGGGGTAAGCACAACAGGAACCGGTAGTTCTTTAGTGGCATCTACAATTTCTTTTAAAGAATCTTCTGTTAATGATGGTTCTTTTGATACCTCTTCAATTATTACTTTAGGAGGCACAAAGAAATTTGCCTTAACTTCTGGAAATATGGTTGCAGGGACACACTATACTCATAATTTTCCAGCAGGAATTACTCCTATAGTAACAGTTAATTCGAATAGTCAAATTACACTTACTTTATCTGGTAAAGCAACTAACCATGCGGCGACTAATAATGCAGCTGGTGGCATTACCTTTTTGTCAGCAGCTTTTGTTGGTGGTACTACTGGTTTGTCTTGTAATTCAGTATTTTATGATTTTAAATTTGCGAGTCCTTACGGTATTTTTTATGTAAATATGGCCGATGTGGTGATTAACGCAACTACTAGTTGGGAATATTTTACCATTGATAAAGGAGACGATCCAGCTTTTGGAGGTTGGAGATTTGCAGCTAATGCTTTAAAGATAGAAACCTATTCTAAACAATTAGTTTGTGAATCAGGAACTAGAAATATTTCGTTAATTGCGCCAAATGTAATTGTTGGAGCTACAAGTAATTTTACTTCCCCTGCTGCTTATCCAGGTCAATTGGATTTAAGAAAATCAGGATATACGGTTTGGGATGGAAAAACGGGATATGTAGGTTTTAATTATTTACTTGACGGAGAAACTTGTTACGGATGGTTTAAAGTTAGTGTGGATGCAAATGGAGATGGATATAAAATTTTAGAATATGCTTACAATACCAAACCGAATGCTCCTGTAAAAACAGGAAGTTTAGATGTTGTTTTAGCTACAACCGAGTACGAACTGGAACCAAAGTCATTCACGATGTATCCAAACCCAGCTTCGGATGTGGTAGAATTTAGTTTTAATAAATTAAATCTAGACAAAATAACCTTAACTATCTATACTATCAATGGAGTAGTAGTAGATGTGGTTAAAAAACCAACTAGTTATTCTGTGGCTCACCTTGCCAAAGGAATGTATATTGTTGTTGCGACTGATGGCAACTTTACAGAGACCAAAAAACTAGTAGTCAAATAG
- a CDS encoding spermidine synthase, which yields MLKKIRSYFAPIKLVHLKSSLSKTIEVSLEKGKLVLNTENTNYSYGNLQQVLKYGLQNIGASKIATMRSVLVLGVAGGSVIKTLLEDFQFKGKITGVEIDPVINQVATDYFKLDQIPQLEIIIEDAFAFVLKTKNTYDLIIIDVFQDTKMPNFLFQSFFVNRVCFLLKPNGTILFNTMLLTPEDTIRNKKYVQDHNLTNYKIRTLPRMEAHNELIVIEKQD from the coding sequence ATGTTAAAAAAAATACGAAGCTATTTTGCTCCTATAAAATTAGTACACTTAAAATCCTCTTTAAGTAAAACCATTGAGGTGAGTTTAGAAAAAGGTAAATTGGTTTTGAATACCGAAAATACAAACTATTCTTATGGCAATTTGCAACAGGTTCTAAAATACGGCCTCCAGAATATTGGCGCCTCCAAGATTGCAACAATGCGCTCTGTTTTGGTGCTTGGAGTTGCTGGTGGTAGTGTGATTAAAACCTTGCTCGAAGATTTTCAATTTAAAGGAAAAATCACTGGCGTAGAAATTGACCCAGTTATAAATCAAGTAGCTACAGATTATTTTAAGTTAGACCAAATCCCGCAACTTGAAATTATTATTGAAGATGCATTTGCATTTGTTTTAAAAACCAAAAACACCTATGATCTAATTATAATAGATGTTTTTCAGGACACCAAAATGCCCAATTTTTTATTTCAAAGTTTTTTTGTCAATCGAGTTTGTTTTCTTTTAAAACCTAATGGTACCATTTTGTTCAATACCATGTTGCTCACTCCCGAAGATACCATCAGAAACAAAAAATACGTCCAAGACCATAATCTAACCAATTATAAAATAAGAACCCTTCCGAGAATGGAAGCCCACAACGAATTAATTGTAATTGAAAAACAAGATTAA
- the kdsB gene encoding 3-deoxy-manno-octulosonate cytidylyltransferase: MKIIAVIPARYASTRFPAKLVQDLNGKPVILRTYEAAVATNLFDAVFVVTDSEIIYNLIVSNNGKAIRSIREHESGSDRIAEAVADMDVDLVVNVQGDEPFIQTEALAKVIEVFKEDMDQKIDLASLMHEITDQQDIANPNNVKVVTDQNGFALYFSRSIIPYPRAENVGVRYMQHVGVYAFRKQALLDFYTLPMQSLEASEKLEQLRYLEFGKRIKMVTTTQKSIGIDTLEDLEKARKML, from the coding sequence ATGAAAATAATAGCCGTTATTCCTGCCCGTTACGCCTCCACTAGATTTCCTGCCAAATTAGTACAAGATTTAAACGGCAAACCCGTTATTCTACGCACCTACGAGGCAGCAGTAGCTACCAATTTATTTGATGCTGTTTTTGTGGTTACCGATTCCGAAATTATATACAATCTAATAGTTTCTAACAACGGCAAAGCCATACGGAGCATCCGAGAGCATGAATCCGGAAGCGATCGCATAGCTGAGGCAGTGGCAGATATGGATGTGGATTTGGTCGTAAATGTACAAGGAGACGAGCCATTTATACAAACCGAAGCCCTGGCAAAAGTGATTGAAGTATTTAAGGAAGACATGGACCAAAAAATAGATTTGGCCTCTTTAATGCACGAAATAACGGACCAACAAGACATTGCCAACCCCAATAATGTTAAAGTAGTAACGGACCAAAACGGATTTGCGTTGTATTTTTCAAGATCCATAATTCCTTATCCAAGGGCAGAAAACGTGGGCGTGCGTTACATGCAGCACGTAGGGGTATATGCTTTTAGAAAACAAGCATTGTTGGATTTTTATACCTTACCGATGCAATCTTTAGAAGCTTCAGAAAAACTAGAACAATTGCGTTATTTAGAATTTGGTAAACGCATCAAAATGGTGACCACCACCCAAAAAAGTATCGGCATTGATACTCTTGAAGATTTAGAAAAAGCAAGAAAAATGCTATAA
- a CDS encoding DinB family protein — MTTKEIQPTEYAPFYAGYIKAAENSNLLEELEICLHEFIKFVQNIPMDKFDYRYAPDKWTIKEIIQHLIDSERVFAYRALRISRKDTTALPGFDQNDYVANSDANLRNLQGLLTELAVVRQASLYLFKSFAKEQLTYTGIASTHAVSVRAIGFIIIGHQKHHQSIFEQRYLLA; from the coding sequence ATGACCACCAAAGAAATACAACCCACCGAATATGCCCCCTTTTATGCGGGGTATATTAAAGCAGCCGAAAATAGCAATTTGCTAGAAGAGTTAGAAATTTGCCTGCACGAGTTTATCAAATTTGTGCAAAACATTCCGATGGATAAATTTGATTACCGTTATGCTCCAGACAAATGGACCATCAAAGAGATCATTCAGCATTTGATTGACTCGGAGCGGGTATTTGCCTATCGAGCACTACGCATTTCTAGAAAAGATACCACTGCTTTGCCCGGTTTTGACCAAAACGATTATGTAGCCAACTCCGATGCCAACCTGCGCAATTTGCAAGGGTTATTGACAGAATTAGCCGTTGTTAGACAAGCGTCACTATATTTGTTTAAAAGTTTTGCTAAGGAGCAGTTAACCTATACTGGCATTGCGTCTACTCATGCTGTTTCGGTACGAGCGATAGGTTTTATTATAATTGGCCACCAAAAGCACCACCAAAGTATTTTTGAACAAAGGTATTTATTGGCTTAA
- a CDS encoding DNA-deoxyinosine glycosylase, with product MVHSFAPYINATTRIVILGTMPGVVSLEKQEYYAHKRNHFLPIMYQLFSKEAVSEVFEEKIALLQRHSIGLWDVLKQCDRKGSLDADIKNPQENDFDSLFQKYPQITTLIFNGKESHKLFFKKFGQIEGITYYVMPSTSAANTLSFDKKRTLWASCF from the coding sequence ATGGTACACTCTTTTGCCCCCTACATAAACGCCACTACAAGAATTGTAATTTTGGGCACCATGCCTGGAGTAGTTTCTCTAGAAAAACAAGAATATTATGCCCACAAACGCAATCATTTTTTGCCCATAATGTACCAGTTATTTAGTAAAGAGGCTGTTTCGGAAGTTTTTGAAGAAAAAATTGCTTTATTGCAACGCCATTCTATTGGACTTTGGGATGTTTTAAAACAATGTGATCGAAAAGGGAGTTTGGATGCCGATATAAAAAATCCACAAGAAAATGACTTTGACTCTTTATTCCAAAAATACCCACAGATTACTACACTAATTTTTAATGGAAAAGAAAGTCACAAGCTTTTTTTTAAAAAATTCGGACAAATAGAAGGCATCACCTATTATGTGATGCCTTCTACTAGTGCTGCCAATACCTTATCTTTTGACAAAAAACGAACCCTATGGGCTTCTTGTTTTTAA